A region from the Algoriphagus machipongonensis genome encodes:
- the fabF gene encoding beta-ketoacyl-ACP synthase II: MNSRRVVITGLGALSGLGNDVNSNWENAKNGKSAAAAISYFDASKFKTHFAAELKGFEPSSRLDRNDIKRSDLYTQYALYTASEAMEDAGLQVSELDSPFDAGVIWGSSQGGMLTFENEVKGYLENDSTPRFNPFFIPKFLGNMASGMISIKFGMMGVNFSPVSACATSNSALMEAFNYIRWGKAKVILTGGSDAPITEASIGGFGALKALSNRNEDPQSASRPFDIQRDGFVMGEGAAALILEEYEHAKKRGAKIYAEVVGAAMTSDAYHMTATHPEGLGASKCMELALKEAGLTIQDVDYLNAHATSTPLGDVSETKAISKLINGADNKLHISATKSMTGHLLGAAGAIEAIFSIKAINEGVIPPTINTEELDPNIPSDIEIVYKESLEKKVKVALSNTFGFGGHNASVVFKEFI, encoded by the coding sequence ATGAATTCAAGAAGAGTAGTAATAACAGGACTAGGTGCTTTATCTGGTTTAGGAAACGATGTTAATAGTAATTGGGAAAATGCGAAAAATGGAAAAAGTGCTGCAGCAGCTATTTCCTACTTTGATGCCAGTAAATTTAAAACTCACTTTGCTGCTGAGTTAAAAGGGTTTGAACCAAGTTCAAGGCTCGATCGAAATGACATCAAACGCTCTGATTTATACACTCAATACGCCTTATACACCGCTTCAGAAGCCATGGAAGACGCTGGTTTACAGGTTTCTGAATTGGACTCTCCTTTTGATGCTGGAGTAATCTGGGGATCAAGTCAAGGAGGAATGCTAACTTTTGAAAATGAGGTTAAAGGTTACTTGGAGAACGATTCAACTCCAAGATTCAACCCATTTTTTATTCCTAAGTTTTTGGGAAATATGGCATCAGGAATGATCTCTATCAAATTTGGAATGATGGGAGTGAACTTCTCACCAGTTTCTGCCTGTGCAACCTCCAATAGTGCCTTGATGGAAGCATTTAATTATATCCGATGGGGCAAAGCAAAAGTAATATTAACCGGTGGGTCCGATGCACCTATTACCGAGGCCTCTATTGGTGGTTTTGGAGCATTGAAAGCCCTATCCAATAGAAATGAGGACCCACAATCAGCTTCCAGGCCATTTGACATACAAAGAGATGGTTTTGTGATGGGAGAAGGAGCAGCTGCTTTGATCTTAGAAGAATATGAACATGCAAAGAAAAGAGGAGCTAAAATTTATGCGGAAGTAGTGGGAGCTGCAATGACATCCGATGCCTATCATATGACCGCAACGCATCCTGAAGGATTGGGAGCTTCAAAATGTATGGAATTGGCCCTTAAAGAAGCCGGTTTAACTATTCAGGATGTGGATTACCTTAATGCGCATGCTACTTCTACACCATTAGGAGATGTGAGTGAAACAAAAGCCATCTCAAAGCTTATCAATGGAGCAGACAATAAATTGCACATCTCTGCTACAAAATCAATGACAGGGCACTTATTAGGAGCTGCAGGTGCCATAGAGGCAATATTTAGTATCAAGGCCATCAATGAAGGAGTTATCCCTCCAACGATCAATACGGAAGAATTGGATCCTAATATTCCTTCAGATATAGAGATCGTATATAAGGAATCCTTGGAGAAAAAAGTAAAAGTGGCATTGAGTAATACCTTTGGATTTGGCGGACATAATGCAAGCGTCGTTTTCAAAGAGTTTATCTAA
- a CDS encoding zinc-dependent alcohol dehydrogenase family protein, with the protein MKAVIFEETGNPLEVLSLKDIKDPVAQENEVLVKVTARNINPSDIMFIQGLYGIQPQLPSSAGFEACGVLESSGKKLKAGTRVLFSAPGTWKEKLALQEETLIPIPDEMPDEVACQAVVNPMTAYFMLEKSDLKSGEWLLITAGASAFGKFAIQMAKEKGIKVACTVRHDAQKELLQNLGADLVVNTEKEKLQKVVPEKTDGGVHVVFDAVGGIMGAKALASLRKNGLMMVFGSLSLENIPLNSGLMIFNSLRVEGFWLTKLMTEIDPKDRFQAFQTVFKFLMDKRSQVDVAEKFPLEKFQEAIKAYEKGGRNGKILLIS; encoded by the coding sequence ATGAAAGCAGTCATATTTGAAGAAACTGGTAACCCTTTGGAGGTTTTAAGTCTAAAAGATATAAAGGATCCAGTAGCACAAGAAAATGAAGTGTTAGTGAAAGTAACTGCAAGAAACATTAACCCTTCAGATATCATGTTCATCCAGGGTTTATATGGTATTCAACCTCAATTACCAAGTAGCGCTGGATTTGAAGCTTGTGGGGTTTTAGAGTCCTCTGGAAAGAAGCTGAAAGCAGGAACACGGGTTTTATTTTCTGCGCCAGGCACTTGGAAGGAAAAATTGGCTTTGCAGGAAGAGACACTTATTCCAATTCCAGACGAAATGCCTGATGAAGTTGCTTGTCAAGCGGTGGTGAACCCAATGACTGCCTATTTCATGTTGGAGAAATCAGATTTGAAGTCGGGAGAGTGGCTCTTGATAACTGCCGGAGCCTCTGCGTTTGGGAAATTTGCTATTCAAATGGCTAAGGAAAAAGGAATTAAAGTTGCGTGTACGGTGAGACATGATGCTCAAAAAGAATTGTTACAAAATTTGGGAGCCGATTTGGTAGTGAATACTGAAAAGGAAAAACTTCAAAAAGTAGTTCCCGAAAAAACCGATGGGGGAGTGCATGTAGTTTTTGATGCCGTAGGAGGAATCATGGGAGCAAAAGCATTAGCCTCTTTACGGAAAAATGGACTGATGATGGTATTTGGTAGTTTAAGCCTTGAGAACATACCTCTTAACAGTGGTTTGATGATTTTCAATTCGCTCAGAGTTGAAGGGTTTTGGTTGACAAAATTGATGACAGAGATCGACCCAAAAGATAGATTCCAGGCTTTTCAGACAGTGTTCAAATTTTTAATGGACAAAAGGTCTCAAGTAGATGTAGCTGAAAAATTCCCCTTAGAAAAGTTTCAAGAGGCTATTAAGGCCTATGAAAAAGGGGGAAGGAACGGAAAAATTCTACTTATTAGTTAA
- a CDS encoding SDR family NAD(P)-dependent oxidoreductase yields MDLSTLFSLDGKVALITGASRGIGLSIAEFFAAAGAKVVLSSRKQEALDKEANRLNSKGYEATGIACNVGNVDELSELVKKTVEIYGQLDILVNNAGTNPVFGPIHETSLEAFDKIMDVNVKAAFALCNLCFPHLRKSSSGSVINISSIGGISPEPGLGVYSISKAALISLTKVFAKEWGDSKIRVNAICPGLIKTKFSEPLWDNDKIMDYMLKQLAIKRVGTSEEIASLALFLASPASSYSTGAIMTADGGFTI; encoded by the coding sequence ATGGATTTATCAACGCTTTTTTCGTTAGATGGAAAAGTCGCATTAATCACCGGAGCAAGCAGAGGAATTGGCCTCTCTATAGCTGAATTTTTTGCAGCTGCTGGTGCAAAAGTTGTATTGAGTAGCCGAAAACAAGAAGCTCTAGATAAAGAAGCTAATCGGCTAAACAGTAAAGGTTATGAGGCAACAGGTATTGCTTGTAACGTGGGAAACGTTGATGAGTTATCTGAGTTGGTCAAAAAAACCGTGGAGATCTACGGTCAATTGGATATTTTGGTAAATAACGCAGGGACAAACCCAGTTTTTGGTCCCATTCATGAAACGAGCTTAGAGGCTTTTGATAAAATTATGGATGTCAATGTCAAAGCAGCTTTTGCTTTATGCAATTTATGCTTTCCGCATTTGAGAAAATCTTCCTCTGGCTCTGTAATCAATATCAGTTCCATCGGTGGTATTTCTCCAGAACCTGGATTGGGAGTTTACAGCATCAGTAAAGCAGCGTTGATCTCTTTGACAAAGGTTTTTGCAAAGGAATGGGGGGATTCTAAGATCAGAGTGAATGCTATCTGCCCTGGACTGATCAAGACTAAATTTTCAGAGCCACTTTGGGACAATGATAAGATCATGGATTATATGCTCAAACAGCTGGCAATTAAACGTGTGGGGACTTCCGAAGAAATTGCTTCCCTTGCTCTTTTCCTAGCCTCTCCGGCCTCTTCTTACAGCACAGGTGCGATTATGACGGCAGACGGAGGTTTCACCATTTAA
- the trmB gene encoding tRNA (guanosine(46)-N7)-methyltransferase TrmB, with protein sequence MSRKKLVRFKENEANPNVVQEGKEIFEKIKGNWNKLQFQNDNPIVVELACGRGEFTVGLARVYPNQNFIGVDIKGSRIWKGSSTATAEGIQNVSFLRTQIELLERFFEKGEISELWITFPDPFPRDGDEKRRLTSPRFLEMYKPMLKDGGTVHFKTDNTGLFDYSLELFQSREDVDLLGHTHDFYQSEWKDDHFGIQTRYEKMFSEKGEKIKYLKFKFKG encoded by the coding sequence ATGAGCAGAAAAAAACTTGTTCGCTTCAAAGAGAATGAAGCCAACCCAAATGTAGTCCAAGAAGGAAAAGAAATTTTCGAAAAGATTAAAGGCAACTGGAATAAGCTGCAATTTCAAAATGACAATCCAATTGTTGTTGAATTAGCCTGTGGAAGAGGAGAATTTACTGTAGGACTTGCAAGAGTTTATCCTAACCAAAATTTTATTGGGGTTGATATCAAAGGCAGCAGGATCTGGAAGGGGAGCTCTACAGCTACTGCTGAAGGTATACAAAACGTTTCCTTTTTGAGGACTCAAATCGAACTTCTGGAGAGATTTTTTGAAAAAGGTGAAATATCTGAACTTTGGATTACATTTCCAGACCCATTTCCCCGAGACGGTGATGAAAAGCGCCGTTTGACGTCTCCACGCTTTTTGGAAATGTACAAGCCTATGTTAAAAGATGGCGGAACTGTTCATTTCAAGACAGATAATACAGGCTTGTTCGATTACTCTTTAGAGTTATTCCAAAGCAGAGAAGATGTGGACCTTCTAGGCCATACGCATGATTTCTATCAATCGGAATGGAAAGACGATCATTTTGGGATTCAAACCCGCTACGAGAAAATGTTTTCTGAAAAAGGCGAAAAGATTAAGTACCTCAAATTCAAATTTAAAGGATAA
- a CDS encoding bifunctional folylpolyglutamate synthase/dihydrofolate synthase: MTYQETLDFLFNALPMFQRQGAPAFKKDLSNTLALCDHLRNPEKKFKSIHVAGTNGKGSTSHSLAAILQKAGYKTGLYTSPHLKSFTERIKIDGIEIPEDEVVQFVKENKTFIENLKPSFFEMTVAMAFWHFAKESVDVAVIEVGMGGKFDSTNVILPEISVITNIGFDHVQFLGNTLPEIAGEKAGIIKQRIPVVISQTQVETKPVFIQKAQSVSASIKFADESWQIKKAGVSEGLVTYEVIHKEEISHLNFGLLGNYQRFNLPGILETVHQLKKSGWEISEIALKEGLEKVASLTGLKGRWQVLETQPMTICDTGHNIAGFTEILDQLKEYEYDALWMVLGMVQDKDVSEVLSKLPKEAHFVFCEAKIPRALPASELAKKALDYELKGQIVPEVNEALTFARKNAGKNDLIFIGGSTFVVAEIDEL; this comes from the coding sequence ATGACTTATCAGGAGACGCTGGACTTCTTGTTCAATGCCTTACCCATGTTTCAAAGGCAAGGAGCTCCGGCTTTCAAAAAGGATCTAAGCAATACACTTGCTTTATGTGATCACCTGAGAAATCCAGAAAAAAAATTCAAATCAATACATGTAGCAGGCACCAATGGGAAGGGAAGTACTTCTCACTCTTTGGCGGCTATTCTGCAAAAGGCAGGCTACAAAACTGGGTTATATACCTCACCACATCTCAAATCTTTTACGGAAAGAATCAAAATTGATGGAATAGAAATTCCTGAAGATGAGGTCGTTCAGTTTGTAAAGGAAAACAAGACATTCATCGAAAATCTTAAACCAAGCTTTTTCGAGATGACGGTTGCCATGGCCTTTTGGCATTTTGCAAAAGAGTCTGTTGATGTGGCTGTGATTGAAGTTGGTATGGGAGGGAAGTTTGACAGTACAAATGTCATTCTTCCAGAAATATCAGTTATTACTAATATTGGGTTTGATCATGTGCAGTTTCTAGGCAACACACTTCCTGAAATTGCAGGTGAAAAAGCAGGAATTATCAAACAAAGGATTCCTGTGGTAATCTCACAAACTCAAGTAGAAACCAAACCGGTTTTTATACAGAAAGCGCAATCTGTTTCTGCTTCGATTAAGTTTGCAGATGAATCCTGGCAAATAAAGAAAGCTGGGGTTTCAGAAGGCCTAGTGACCTATGAGGTGATCCATAAGGAGGAAATTAGTCATTTGAACTTTGGCCTTTTGGGGAATTACCAGCGGTTTAATCTTCCTGGAATATTGGAAACAGTTCATCAACTGAAAAAAAGTGGATGGGAAATTTCTGAAATAGCCTTGAAAGAAGGATTGGAAAAAGTAGCTAGCTTAACAGGTCTGAAAGGGAGATGGCAGGTCTTAGAAACTCAACCCATGACCATCTGTGATACGGGTCATAATATTGCCGGTTTTACAGAAATTTTAGATCAATTGAAAGAGTATGAATATGATGCTCTTTGGATGGTTTTAGGTATGGTCCAAGACAAGGACGTTTCTGAAGTACTTTCAAAATTACCTAAAGAGGCTCATTTTGTTTTTTGTGAAGCTAAAATACCTAGAGCCTTACCTGCTTCAGAATTAGCTAAAAAGGCGCTTGATTATGAACTAAAAGGACAAATTGTGCCAGAGGTGAATGAAGCACTGACATTTGCTCGAAAAAATGCAGGTAAAAATGACTTGATTTTTATCGGAGGGAGTACTTTTGTGGTCGCGGAAATCGATGAGTTATAA
- a CDS encoding ExbD/TolR family protein, with the protein MGLQAKNKVDPAFSMSSMTDIIFLLLIFFMLTSSFITPSGLPVNLPSSETSDIVMQEVSVTITKDYKYSVNDKIVPRENIKSELTSLLKDKKGQVVLHIDKEVPVEYLVEIGGIAAGLEANVSIATKPF; encoded by the coding sequence ATGGGATTACAGGCAAAAAATAAGGTTGACCCGGCATTTAGCATGTCTTCAATGACAGATATTATCTTTCTGTTATTGATCTTCTTTATGCTTACATCATCCTTTATCACCCCATCAGGTTTACCGGTCAATTTACCCTCTAGCGAAACTTCAGACATCGTTATGCAGGAAGTTTCCGTTACTATTACTAAGGACTACAAATACTCGGTCAACGATAAGATTGTTCCGAGAGAAAATATAAAAAGTGAATTGACCAGCTTATTAAAGGATAAGAAAGGTCAAGTTGTTTTGCATATTGATAAGGAAGTTCCTGTAGAATATTTAGTCGAAATAGGAGGCATTGCAGCAGGTTTGGAAGCCAATGTTTCCATCGCTACAAAACCGTTTTAA
- a CDS encoding MotA/TolQ/ExbB proton channel family protein, which translates to MILLQTLSVADSLAAADSLAEGATKESIGLLDLLIKGGYMMIPLYLLFILAIFIFIERLLTLKKAAKTPSSMMDQVRMLVQTGKIEKAKMLCASENTPVANMIAKGIERIGSPLKNIEVSIENVGKIEIYKLEKNLNLLATVSGAAPMIGFLGTVAGMIQAFIAIAQEEGMVSPKLLSEGIYEAMITTAAGLVVGIVAYLGYNYLVSKVSKLVHNMEYTTVEFIDLLQDK; encoded by the coding sequence ATGATTCTTCTTCAAACCCTTTCTGTTGCCGATTCTCTGGCAGCAGCAGACAGCCTTGCTGAAGGCGCTACCAAAGAAAGCATTGGTTTATTAGACCTTTTAATCAAAGGCGGATATATGATGATCCCCTTGTACCTGCTTTTCATTTTGGCTATTTTCATTTTTATCGAACGATTGTTGACCTTGAAAAAGGCCGCTAAAACTCCTTCTTCAATGATGGATCAGGTAAGAATGTTGGTTCAGACTGGAAAGATTGAAAAAGCAAAAATGCTTTGTGCCAGTGAGAATACTCCTGTGGCCAATATGATTGCAAAAGGTATAGAGAGAATTGGAAGTCCTTTGAAAAATATTGAGGTCTCTATCGAAAATGTAGGGAAAATTGAAATCTATAAGTTGGAAAAAAACCTGAACCTTTTGGCAACGGTATCTGGAGCTGCACCCATGATCGGTTTCTTAGGAACTGTAGCTGGTATGATTCAGGCTTTTATTGCGATTGCACAGGAAGAAGGAATGGTTTCGCCTAAATTACTTTCCGAAGGTATTTATGAGGCGATGATTACGACTGCTGCAGGATTGGTAGTAGGTATTGTGGCTTATTTAGGATATAACTACCTGGTTTCGAAGGTATCTAAATTGGTACACAACATGGAATATACTACAGTAGAGTTTATCGATTTACTTCAGGATAAATAA
- a CDS encoding TonB-dependent receptor — protein sequence MKKLAKSILLGSVIGLTSSFAMAQTQSQGEVTDQEFVIRKDRVLTVPKQPRVYEKLPVLPQPKGLTDFNYMVNKYPLTLAPLELETTPIQKPFRAPQLDLFPGYVKLGYGNFESPLLEARFMATEAEEVNYSLKFGHQSFGKGPVQRNQSAESHTNFGGDISYFADLFEIFGGADWSQDKYSFYGIDPVNFENPDFETSDNVLNSIFVKAGVRDIEKVGPFSYEAQVSYRNFKDSYSAKENEIGLAATGIFRPNEDWKGQVGISYYTTNPEDFNYSKTRNYFAIRPELTYTLEGLRLSAGLNLVSENDSIQDKSSDFRIFPNLKASYQFAEEFGFFGEFSGDVQRNTYYSFVNENPFLGPSEQLLNTIQNYKVEGGIEGQFQEVFQYRAAINVSRYNNLSFFVNNYYIYPSASDSSRFTLVYDDKSTVFNINGELGFKFSDFYTLGTRLDLYQYDLNMQEEAWHKPTWEFRANNQFTPFEGLLVQANLNFMGGLKARRAEINTGGTFDNYEVVKLKTIADLQLKADYQISNRFSVFAVGNNVLNGKNTRWLNYPVRGIQLIGGVSMKF from the coding sequence ATGAAAAAGCTAGCGAAATCTATACTTTTGGGAAGTGTCATTGGTTTGACTTCAAGTTTTGCCATGGCCCAAACACAATCACAAGGTGAGGTGACGGATCAGGAGTTTGTGATCCGAAAGGACAGAGTTTTAACGGTCCCCAAACAACCTCGTGTATACGAAAAATTACCTGTTCTGCCTCAACCCAAAGGCTTGACTGATTTTAATTATATGGTCAATAAATATCCTTTGACCTTAGCTCCTTTGGAACTCGAGACTACGCCAATTCAAAAACCATTTAGGGCTCCTCAATTGGATTTATTTCCAGGATATGTAAAGCTTGGTTATGGTAATTTCGAATCTCCTTTGTTGGAGGCTAGATTTATGGCCACAGAGGCTGAGGAAGTGAACTATTCCTTGAAATTTGGACATCAGAGCTTTGGTAAAGGGCCTGTACAAAGAAATCAGTCTGCCGAGTCTCATACTAATTTTGGTGGGGATATCAGTTATTTTGCGGACCTATTTGAAATATTTGGTGGAGCAGATTGGAGTCAGGATAAATACTCATTTTATGGGATTGACCCAGTTAATTTTGAAAATCCAGATTTTGAAACCAGTGATAATGTATTGAATTCCATATTTGTCAAAGCTGGAGTTCGAGATATTGAAAAAGTAGGACCCTTCTCTTACGAGGCTCAAGTAAGCTACCGCAATTTCAAGGATAGTTATAGTGCCAAGGAGAATGAAATTGGCCTTGCTGCTACCGGAATATTTAGACCCAATGAAGACTGGAAGGGGCAAGTAGGAATTTCTTACTATACGACTAATCCAGAAGATTTCAATTATTCCAAAACCAGAAATTATTTTGCCATCAGGCCAGAATTAACCTATACGTTGGAAGGTTTACGTCTTTCTGCTGGATTAAATCTGGTATCAGAAAATGATTCTATTCAGGATAAATCAAGTGATTTCAGGATTTTTCCTAATCTAAAGGCTTCTTATCAGTTTGCTGAGGAGTTTGGGTTCTTTGGTGAGTTTTCTGGAGATGTACAGCGAAATACCTATTACAGTTTTGTGAACGAAAATCCCTTCTTAGGCCCGAGTGAACAGCTTTTAAATACCATTCAAAACTATAAAGTGGAAGGTGGGATAGAAGGTCAGTTTCAAGAGGTATTCCAATATCGGGCTGCAATCAATGTCAGCAGATATAATAATCTCAGCTTTTTCGTCAATAACTATTACATCTACCCGAGCGCATCTGACTCTTCAAGATTCACCTTGGTTTATGATGATAAAAGCACTGTTTTTAACATCAATGGTGAGTTAGGGTTTAAGTTTTCAGATTTCTACACGCTAGGTACTCGTTTAGATCTATATCAGTATGATCTGAATATGCAGGAAGAAGCTTGGCATAAACCAACATGGGAATTTAGAGCCAACAATCAATTCACTCCTTTTGAAGGTTTATTGGTTCAGGCAAATCTAAATTTCATGGGTGGATTGAAAGCCAGAAGAGCAGAAATAAATACGGGTGGAACCTTTGATAACTACGAGGTGGTAAAACTGAAAACCATTGCCGACTTGCAGCTGAAAGCGGATTATCAGATTAGTAATCGCTTTTCTGTTTTCGCAGTAGGAAACAATGTGTTAAATGGGAAAAATACCCGTTGGTTAAACTATCCAGTTAGAGGAATTCAGCTAATTGGCGGAGTATCTATGAAATTCTAA
- a CDS encoding tetratricopeptide repeat protein, producing MKYYLVLLAGLGLSLDAFSQSTLYQTSPQQPLDHQLELFDKQLFSGALYDNTRLLNEDLTDEQKKSAELHRAMSALQVESPDGPGLMKSYIYDNGNHPSVTSAGLYLGDHFFYKRNYNEAIDSYALVNPNGLGDDNRADLYFKQGFSHFQMSNYGQAAPFFDQAKTLNTSVSPDAYYYSGYIALENGDNEKAISDLHAASNDPFYSGKVPYLLAALYYQTGSYDQLISYAEPKFGTGQQLDRPEVIHLYLAEAYYAKSDYAKASEHYEAYINSRKGTLSREEIYKAGISLFEIENYPRAAEYLKNSASATDELGQASSYYLGHAYLKQENFQFASTSFAAAAKSDFNKQIQEDALVNYAKVNLQKGSFQLAITALDDYLEKYPNGSHKAEMETLLSEALVNTNDYLRAIEQMDRITNKSARIQTAYQKVAFYQAMVYYRDQRYDGAIAYLDKSLAYPIDKTMVLESHFWKGESYSADGNLPEAIKSYQQAISLGRTTSSAYLTKSLYGLGYSYFNSQQYSRAEEEFKTYTDRLRSRQNKENYDDAMLRLGDCYYVQKRFSEASATFQQAINDGNKGIDYAYYRLAVVQNFQNNNQQALGQLNTLISRYPNSLYYEDALFQKGQINMEETNYSEASRAFSDLITGKPNSPFVPYALESRAVANFSMQNYEQTISDYKTILDKHPNAQNSETALKGLQETLALQGRSGEFSDYLARYKGSNPSSSSVQTLEFESAKSMYFDKNYTQASKALENYLRNYPQSAQRLDALYFLGDSYFQLGDKTKALEQFKALEQEPASPQRLRAMHRIGIMELELGNFEQAIPYLKTSAANARSKIEEAEAVEGLMVANFETRKYNEAISNADQLLTLDGIIPESTPKALLTKAKSERETNQKADAEITLMTLVNEYKTIQGAEGLYWLAYSFQEKGDINQSNETIFDFSGPFADFDYWYGRMFLLLADNYIKTEEDFQAKATLESIIEKSTNEEIKTMAQTKLQTIN from the coding sequence ATGAAATATTATCTGGTGCTATTAGCTGGGTTGGGCTTAAGTCTGGATGCTTTTTCTCAATCCACTCTTTATCAGACCAGTCCTCAGCAGCCGCTAGACCATCAATTGGAACTGTTTGATAAGCAGCTCTTTTCAGGGGCTCTTTACGACAATACCAGGCTTTTAAATGAAGATCTGACGGATGAGCAAAAGAAATCTGCAGAACTTCACCGAGCAATGTCGGCACTGCAAGTTGAAAGTCCCGACGGACCTGGTTTAATGAAATCCTATATTTATGACAATGGAAATCATCCTTCGGTAACCTCGGCAGGATTGTACCTTGGGGATCATTTTTTTTACAAAAGGAATTACAACGAAGCAATAGATAGCTATGCCTTAGTGAATCCAAATGGACTTGGGGATGATAATCGAGCAGACCTTTATTTCAAGCAAGGATTTTCTCATTTTCAAATGTCTAATTACGGTCAAGCAGCTCCTTTTTTTGATCAAGCCAAAACTTTAAATACTTCCGTTAGCCCAGATGCATATTATTATAGTGGATATATAGCTTTGGAAAATGGAGACAATGAAAAAGCAATTTCGGACCTTCATGCTGCTTCCAATGATCCTTTTTATTCCGGCAAAGTCCCATACTTATTGGCGGCTCTTTATTATCAAACAGGAAGTTATGATCAGTTAATCAGCTATGCTGAACCAAAGTTTGGAACAGGGCAGCAGCTAGATCGACCAGAAGTCATTCATTTGTATTTGGCAGAGGCATACTATGCTAAATCAGACTATGCTAAGGCATCAGAACATTACGAAGCCTATATAAATTCTAGAAAAGGGACACTTTCCAGAGAAGAAATTTACAAAGCTGGAATTTCGTTATTCGAAATCGAAAATTATCCAAGAGCGGCAGAATATCTTAAAAACTCAGCTTCTGCAACAGATGAATTGGGGCAAGCTTCTAGCTACTATTTAGGACATGCTTATTTAAAGCAAGAAAATTTTCAATTTGCCTCAACCAGCTTTGCTGCAGCCGCAAAATCTGATTTCAATAAACAAATCCAGGAAGATGCTCTGGTGAATTATGCTAAAGTAAACCTTCAAAAAGGAAGTTTTCAGCTAGCAATTACTGCATTGGATGATTATTTAGAGAAATATCCAAACGGCTCCCATAAAGCTGAAATGGAGACTTTGCTTTCTGAAGCTTTAGTCAATACAAATGATTATTTGAGAGCAATTGAGCAGATGGACAGAATCACCAATAAATCTGCACGAATTCAGACTGCTTATCAGAAGGTAGCATTTTATCAGGCGATGGTTTATTACAGAGACCAGCGATACGATGGGGCCATTGCTTACTTAGATAAATCTTTGGCTTATCCGATTGATAAAACCATGGTTTTGGAATCTCATTTTTGGAAAGGAGAGTCCTATTCAGCAGATGGAAATCTTCCAGAAGCCATCAAATCATACCAGCAAGCGATATCCTTGGGAAGGACAACTTCCTCTGCGTATTTGACCAAGAGTTTGTATGGTTTAGGATATTCCTACTTCAACTCACAGCAGTATTCTCGAGCTGAGGAAGAGTTTAAAACCTATACAGATCGATTAAGAAGTCGACAAAACAAAGAGAATTATGACGATGCAATGCTCCGACTGGGGGATTGTTATTATGTGCAAAAAAGATTTTCGGAAGCTTCTGCGACATTCCAACAAGCAATTAATGACGGAAACAAAGGTATTGACTATGCTTATTACCGTTTGGCAGTAGTACAGAATTTCCAAAACAATAATCAGCAGGCTTTAGGTCAATTAAATACCTTGATTTCGAGATATCCTAATAGCTTGTACTATGAAGATGCTTTGTTCCAAAAAGGCCAAATCAATATGGAGGAAACAAACTATTCTGAAGCCTCTCGAGCATTTTCTGATTTGATTACCGGTAAGCCAAACAGCCCATTTGTTCCTTATGCTTTGGAAAGTAGGGCTGTGGCGAATTTCTCCATGCAGAATTATGAGCAAACAATTTCTGACTATAAAACCATTTTAGATAAGCATCCCAATGCTCAAAATTCTGAAACTGCATTGAAAGGTCTTCAGGAGACCTTGGCTTTACAGGGAAGGTCTGGGGAGTTTAGTGATTATTTAGCTAGATATAAAGGTTCTAATCCTTCCAGCTCTAGCGTTCAAACTCTTGAATTTGAGTCGGCTAAGAGTATGTATTTTGATAAGAATTATACTCAGGCAAGTAAAGCATTGGAAAACTATTTGAGGAATTACCCTCAGTCAGCTCAAAGGCTGGACGCACTCTATTTCTTGGGAGATAGCTATTTCCAGCTAGGTGATAAAACCAAAGCCTTGGAGCAATTTAAAGCATTAGAGCAAGAGCCTGCCTCACCGCAGAGACTACGAGCCATGCACAGGATTGGAATCATGGAATTGGAGCTGGGCAATTTTGAGCAAGCTATCCCTTACTTAAAAACTTCAGCTGCCAACGCAAGAAGTAAAATAGAAGAGGCTGAAGCAGTGGAAGGATTGATGGTCGCCAATTTTGAAACCAGAAAGTATAATGAGGCAATCTCAAATGCAGATCAACTGTTGACACTGGATGGGATCATCCCTGAGTCTACTCCTAAAGCACTTTTGACAAAGGCTAAGTCTGAAAGAGAGACTAATCAAAAGGCGGATGCTGAAATCACATTAATGACTTTGGTGAATGAATACAAAACCATTCAGGGAGCCGAAGGATTGTATTGGTTGGCTTATTCTTTCCAGGAAAAAGGAGATATCAATCAGTCTAATGAAACCATTTTTGATTTCTCAGGACCCTTTGCTGATTTTGATTATTGGTATGGCAGAATGTTCCTGCTTCTAGCCGATAATTATATCAAGACTGAGGAAGACTTTCAGGCTAAAGCGACATTGGAGTCAATCATAGAGAAATCTACCAATGAAGAAATAAAAACTATGGCACAAACGAAACTTCAAACCATTAACTAA